A genomic stretch from Megalobrama amblycephala isolate DHTTF-2021 linkage group LG22, ASM1881202v1, whole genome shotgun sequence includes:
- the ccr10 gene encoding C-C chemokine receptor type 10, which produces MAIFDSTTEDFTGFTFDYVSNYTDFLNVTDVAELCEASKEQELTITAVQTTVFLIVFILGVIGNGLVIATFALYRRLRLRCMTDVFLFYLALSDMLLLLTLPLQTGETLIGSWVFGEALCKLNRGMYAINTYSGLLLLACISVDRYLVVVRTRAVRKKSSGMLFYSTLSAFGVTVTSIVLSLPDLRFSSIDIDMGSNVLLCDMKVWSDEVSKWKLWAQMSKIAGFCIPCVAMVVCYGAIGRVLIRAGGKCWRRQRTLRLMALLVILFLLFQLPYTVVLLIKIFTPTPKHCDEWTRFHLKENVTRNLAYVRCCLNPLLYALVGVRFRNDIIRLLTDAGCVCVSHITPHHENRSSVTPSSPAATILSPISSTYQSSKKTAGSDTPAANTDQTFIFPTPISGKVSSVINWCHQ; this is translated from the coding sequence ATGGCGATCTTTGATTCGACTACAGAAGACTTTACTGGCTTTACTTTTGACTATGTGTCCAATTACACTGATTTTCTCAACGTCACTGACGTTGCAGAGCTTTGTGAAGCCAGCAAAGAGCAGGAGCTGACCATTACTGCTGTCCAGACGACCGTCTTCCTCATCGTCTTCATCTTAGGTGTAATTGGGAACGGGCTGGTCATTGCCACTTTCGCACTGTACCGCCGTCTGCGTCTACGCTGCATGACCGACGTCTTCCTCTTCTACCTTGCTCTGTCTGACATGCTTCTTCTGCTGACTCTACCGCTACAGACGGGAGAGACGCTGATTGGCAGCTGGGTGTTCGGAGAGGCGCTGTGCAAGCTAAATCGAGGCATGTATGCCATCAACACCTACAGCGGTCTGCTGTTGTTGGCGTGCATTAGTGTCGATCGCTACTTGGTGGTGGTTCGCACCAGGGCCGTGCGGAAGAAGAGTTCTGGGATGCTGTTTTACAGCACGCTTTCTGCGTTTGGCGTCACAGTAACCTCTATCGTCCTGAGCCTGCCAGACCTGCGCTTCAGCTCCATAGACATCGACATGGGTTCAAACGTCCTCTTGTGCGATATGAAAGTTTGGAGCGATGAAGTGAGTAAATGGAAGCTGTGGGCCCAGATGTCAAAGATCGCAGGGTTCTGTATCCCTTGCGTGGCGATGGTGGTGTGCTACGGTGCGATCGGACGCGTGCTGATCCGTGCCGGTGGCAAATGCTGGCGTAGACAGAGGACCCTGCGTTTGATGGCATTGCTGGTGATTCTTTTCCTGCTTTTCCAGCTACCTTACACTGTGGTGCTGCTGATTAAAATATTCACACCCACACCGAAACACTGCGACGAGTGGACCAGGTTCCACCTGAAGGAAAACGTGACACGCAATCTGGCCTACGTGAGGTGCTGCCTGAACCCTCTGCTTTATGCGCTGGTTGGCGTCCGATTCCGAAACGACATCATCAGGCTGTTGACGGAcgccgggtgtgtgtgtgtgtcacataTAACGCCTCACCATGAGAACAGAAGCTCTGTTACGCCGTCCTCTCCGGCTGCAACCATACTTTCACCCATCTCCTCTACTTACCAATCCTCCAAGAAAACAGCTGGCTCAGACACACCTGCTGCAAACACAgaccaaacattcattttccCCACACCGATATCTGGTAAAGTGTCTTCGGTCATAAACTGGTGTCATCAATAA